A region of the Verrucomicrobiota bacterium genome:
AAGCGCTAACGGTTATACCATTCTTGGGACTTTGACAGATCAGTTTGACCGTGCGAAAGCAAAAGCCAACGCCGAAGACACCCTTGCCCGAAACCCGGATGTTGGTGCAATGGTAGGACTTTTTGCCTACAACCCACCGCTCATTATCGAAGCGCTGGAACAAGCCGGAAAATTGAAGCAGGTAAAGGTAATTGGTTTTGATGAAGCGGAACGTACCCTTCAGGGAATTATCGATGGCGACGTCCACGGAACGGTGGTGCAGAATCCCTACATGTATGGCTACAAGTCAATCGAAGTACTAAAGGCCCTTCACGAAGGTCGTGATACCGGTGCCGGACCAAACAATTTCATCAACATCGATGCCCGGCAAATCCGAAAGGACAATGTTGTGGAATTCTGGGCAGACTTGAAAAAGAAGCTTGGAAAAGGGTGAGCTCAGACTCACCAAAGCTACTGTTGGAAGTTCGGTCAATCGGGAAAAGTTTTCCCGGCGTAAGGGCGCTCAATAATATAAACCTGCAATTGAAAAAAGGTGAAGTCCTGGCAGTCCTCGGCGAAAACGGAGCTGGTAAAAGTACCCTCATGAAAATTCTGGCCGGCGTACAGCCTGCGGATGAAGGAGAGATTCTGATCGATGGCGGTGTCGTTGAAATCGCCTGCGTTCAGGACGCATTGAATCAGGGAATTGCGCTGATTCACCAGGAGCTCAATATGGCGACGAACCTGAGTGTGGGTGCCAATATTTTTCTTGGCCGGGAACCCCAGAAGTGGGGACTCATTGACGAGGCAACCATCTACAAAGATTCCAAGGCTTTCCTGGATATGGTTGGACTCGATGTAAATCCAAACACCCGGGTCGGTGAACTTACCATTGGTCGCCAACAGTTGGTCGAAATAGCCAAGGCACTGTCCGTCGATGCGCGGGTGCTCATCATGGACGAACCGACTTCAAGCTTGTCTCAAAACGAATCTGAGATCCTTTTTGAGGTGATCAAAGATCTTCGAAGCCGTGGAGTAAGTATTATTTATATTTCTCACCGGCTGGGAGAAGCCAAGGAACTGGCTGATTGGGTGATGGTCATGCGGGACGGAGAAAATGCCGGGGAGCTTGCGCGGGAAGATATCAATCGCGACGCCATGGTTCGACTCATGGTGGGACGTGATATTTCGCAATTTTACCCGAGGACCATTCACAAACCAGGAGACGTCGCAGTCGAAGTGCGAAATTTGCGAACCACAGCCCACCCCTTACACGAATTAAATTTCACCCTTCGTGCCGGAGAGATTGTCGGTATGGCTGGCTTGGTTGGTGCAGGACGGACTGATTTGTTAGCAACGATGTTTGGAGTCACTCCACTCGTCGGTGGGGAAATTATCATCGACGGAGAAACGGTCGATGTGCAATCCCCCGAGGACGCGATTCGATCCGGAATGGCATTGGTGCCGGAAGATCGCAAACAGCAGGGATTGATTCTCGAAATGACGGTTCGCGAAAATCTGGGATTAGCCACCCTGAAGAAAGAGAGCCACAAAGGTATATTCTTAAATGAGAAACGCGAAGCGGAAATTTCCAAGCTAATGATAGAGCAGATGCGGGTCAAAACTCCGAGCTCTCGTCAGGTCGTGCGTTATCTCTCAGGCGGCAATCAGCAAAAGGTGGTCCTCGGCAAATGGCTCGCGATGGAACCCCGGATTCTCCTGCTCGATGAACCCACGCGTGGAATCGATGTTGGAGCCAAACAGGAAATCTATGGATTGATGGAAGACCTGGCGGGACGAGGAGTCGCGATTTTATTTGTTTCAAGTGAACTCGAAGAAGTCATGGGGATGTCAGACAGAACCCTGGTGATGCACGAAGGCCAGATTACAGGTGAACTCTTAAGAGAACAACTAAGCGAAGAAGCAATCATGCAGCTTGCGACAGGCAACCCCGAGGCCGCCTAAAAAGAAACCACTTTTCACATTATGAAGAACCTTTTATCCAAACTTATCGGAAACCAAAGCGAGGGGATGAAACGCGTCCTGGGTATTTTTGTTTTGCTGATGGTGGTCTATATAGTGACCGCGATCATCAATCCAAATTTTGTTGGTGCCTACAACCAGGAGAACTTGATTCGCCGCACCTCCCTTTTTGGGATTCTGGGAATAGGCGTTGCCCTGGTAATTATAACCGGTGGTATCGATTTGTCTCTCGGCTCGGTGGTTTGCCTGGTGGGGGTTGGTGTGCCGTGGCTCATTACAGATCAAGGGTGGGCACCCTGGCTGACTTTAATCGTGGCAATGGTTTTACCCATGTTGATTGGGCTCGGTCATGGTTTGCTCATAACGAAACTAAAACTCCAACCCTTCATCGTCACACTCTGCGGCTTGCTTATTTATCGAGGGGTCACCCGAGGCTTTACCGGAGATCAGACGGCTGGATTCGGCAACGAGCTTAAAGGACTCCGATGGATTGCAACGGGTGAGATCCCTTTGTTTCCAGGTTTCGGTATCCCCTTCCCTGCCATCATCCTTATTGTGATCGCTGTATCAGTAGGTATTTTTCTCAATCGAACGATATACGGACGTTATTTGCTGGCCTTGGGAAACAACGAAGAGGCGGCCAAGTTCAGTGGAATTAACACAGACAAAATGATCATTATCGCCTACGTGATTTGCTCAGGTTTGGCTGGATTGGCGGGATTGCTGTTTGTCCTGGATCTCAACCTGGCCCAGCCAGTCGACTTCGGAAACTTTTATGAATTGTATGCCATTGCAGCAGCTGTTTTGGGCGGTTGCAGTCTACGTGGAGGTTCGGGCACTATCATTGGCGTTATCATTGGAACCGCCCTACTCCGCGTATTGCGAAACATGATGAACATGGCGTTCCTTGGATTTCAGCGGGCAGAATTCGCCGTTATTGGCGTGGTCATACTGGGTGGAGTTATTGCCGACGAGTTAGCTAAACGCGCTGTAGCGAGAAAACGAGCCGCACAAAAGCAGAAATAAATTCCTAACCCAGAATGGGTCGAGACTTCCAATTCATGGCAGCGTGTATCCTCGACCGTCCGTAAACACGGGCTGAGTCCAGGCGTAGAAATTTTCCAGCCGACCATCACGCTCCTTCGTAAGGGTGACTTTCGCCCGCACATAGCTACTTTCTTTCGTTACCGCATAGGAAGCATTCGATCCATCGATT
Encoded here:
- a CDS encoding sugar ABC transporter ATP-binding protein, encoding MSSDSPKLLLEVRSIGKSFPGVRALNNINLQLKKGEVLAVLGENGAGKSTLMKILAGVQPADEGEILIDGGVVEIACVQDALNQGIALIHQELNMATNLSVGANIFLGREPQKWGLIDEATIYKDSKAFLDMVGLDVNPNTRVGELTIGRQQLVEIAKALSVDARVLIMDEPTSSLSQNESEILFEVIKDLRSRGVSIIYISHRLGEAKELADWVMVMRDGENAGELAREDINRDAMVRLMVGRDISQFYPRTIHKPGDVAVEVRNLRTTAHPLHELNFTLRAGEIVGMAGLVGAGRTDLLATMFGVTPLVGGEIIIDGETVDVQSPEDAIRSGMALVPEDRKQQGLILEMTVRENLGLATLKKESHKGIFLNEKREAEISKLMIEQMRVKTPSSRQVVRYLSGGNQQKVVLGKWLAMEPRILLLDEPTRGIDVGAKQEIYGLMEDLAGRGVAILFVSSELEEVMGMSDRTLVMHEGQITGELLREQLSEEAIMQLATGNPEAA
- a CDS encoding ABC transporter permease produces the protein MKNLLSKLIGNQSEGMKRVLGIFVLLMVVYIVTAIINPNFVGAYNQENLIRRTSLFGILGIGVALVIITGGIDLSLGSVVCLVGVGVPWLITDQGWAPWLTLIVAMVLPMLIGLGHGLLITKLKLQPFIVTLCGLLIYRGVTRGFTGDQTAGFGNELKGLRWIATGEIPLFPGFGIPFPAIILIVIAVSVGIFLNRTIYGRYLLALGNNEEAAKFSGINTDKMIIIAYVICSGLAGLAGLLFVLDLNLAQPVDFGNFYELYAIAAAVLGGCSLRGGSGTIIGVIIGTALLRVLRNMMNMAFLGFQRAEFAVIGVVILGGVIADELAKRAVARKRAAQKQK